One Nocardioides aromaticivorans genomic window carries:
- a CDS encoding type IV pilus twitching motility protein PilT yields the protein MYHHLHRIGDRIDQLLGALWEVQGTDLMLTVGMPPMLRVDGSLRPIPGQPALSAEDTDDLLAEVLTPEQATAWSAQHEYDFSFSWREHARIRGNAFTQRNLTAVALRMIPRHVPTVDELGLPVALRELSMRHQGLILMTGPTGSGKSTTLASLIDLINSNRGCHIITVEDPIEYVHDHKMAAVNQREVGTDTASFRDALRSVLREDPDVLLVGEMRDLESIQFALTVAETGHLVFATLHTNDTAQSLGRMIDVFPAEQQAQIRVQLAAALSCVVYQRLIPKIGGGMTAAYEVLVATPAVRNLIKEGKTHQLRNSLVTGAQDGMITLEQSLSRLVQDGIVTEEEAAARSLYPKDIEARPRYSTVPAAMGSR from the coding sequence GTGTACCACCACCTGCACCGGATCGGTGATCGCATTGACCAGCTGCTCGGCGCCCTGTGGGAGGTACAGGGCACCGACCTGATGCTGACCGTCGGGATGCCGCCCATGCTCCGCGTCGACGGATCGCTCCGTCCGATCCCGGGCCAGCCGGCGCTCAGCGCCGAGGACACCGATGACCTGCTGGCCGAGGTGCTGACGCCGGAACAGGCGACGGCGTGGAGCGCCCAGCACGAGTACGACTTCTCCTTCTCCTGGCGCGAGCACGCTCGGATCCGCGGCAATGCCTTCACGCAGCGCAACCTGACCGCCGTCGCCCTGCGGATGATCCCGCGCCATGTCCCGACCGTCGACGAGCTCGGCCTTCCGGTGGCGCTGCGCGAGCTCTCCATGCGCCACCAGGGCCTGATCCTGATGACCGGGCCCACCGGCTCCGGCAAGTCGACCACCCTCGCCTCGCTGATCGACCTGATCAACTCGAACCGCGGCTGCCACATCATCACCGTCGAGGACCCGATCGAGTACGTCCACGACCACAAGATGGCGGCGGTCAACCAGCGTGAGGTCGGCACCGACACCGCGAGCTTCCGCGACGCGCTGCGCTCCGTGCTCCGCGAGGACCCCGACGTCCTGCTCGTCGGTGAGATGCGCGACCTGGAGTCGATCCAGTTCGCGCTCACCGTCGCCGAGACCGGCCACCTCGTGTTCGCGACGCTGCACACCAACGACACCGCCCAGTCGCTGGGCCGGATGATCGACGTCTTCCCGGCGGAGCAGCAGGCCCAGATCCGGGTCCAGCTCGCCGCCGCACTGAGCTGCGTCGTCTACCAGCGGCTGATCCCCAAGATCGGTGGCGGGATGACCGCGGCCTACGAGGTGCTCGTCGCCACGCCCGCCGTCCGCAACCTGATCAAGGAGGGCAAGACCCACCAGCTGCGCAACTCCCTGGTGACCGGCGCCCAGGACGGGATGATCACTCTTGAGCAGTCGCTGTCGCGCCTCGTCCAGGATGGCATCGTGACCGAGGAGGAGGCGGCCGCGCGCAGCCTCTACCCGAAGGACATCGAAGCGCGTCCGCGCTACTCGACGGTCCCCGCCGCAATGGGCTCCCGCTGA
- a CDS encoding GspE/PulE family protein yields the protein MRLKGRHSKVEAPIAAPRTDEDDERLGRILVSAGRVQPYQLDAVRGQEGALATKLIASGAITDDALARTLSEHHQVPLADFRTITPAEEAIALLTREQATTLQVLPVAVDDDAVTVAVLDPAPERIAAVASVLERPVRAAVATARDLERGLATSYRATHEVGGQITAFEARDALRKDTFDLDGVNVNEDAPVVRVVQSIITQAMRDRASDIHVEPTGERVRVRYRIDGALTEVLDLPGSIGPAIVSRVKILADMNIVERRRPQDGQISMVIEGREVDIRVSTTAVVGGEKIVMRVLDKSRPLFELEQLGMPADTAERYSALIHNPFGMVICAGPTGGGKTTTLYASLGELNSPEKNLMTIEDPVEYTFDSINQIQINEAAGITFAGGLKSILRQDPDVILVGEIRDVDTARIAVQSALTGHFVLSSLHATEAVSALYRLLDMGIEAFLIASSVTAVVAQRLVRRSCTSCLEPYQPSPDELAFLQQYGGQEPIGGFQHGTGCHFCAHTGYLERIGVYEMLVVTDEVRELIVDRAPHDQMRKLARSQGMRTLQEQAAQLVTHGTTTAAEVMRSIYVAGV from the coding sequence ATGAGGCTCAAGGGACGCCACAGCAAGGTCGAGGCGCCGATCGCGGCACCCCGAACCGACGAGGACGACGAGCGGCTCGGTCGGATCCTGGTCAGCGCAGGCCGGGTGCAGCCCTACCAGCTCGACGCCGTTCGAGGGCAGGAGGGAGCACTCGCGACGAAGCTCATCGCGAGCGGCGCCATCACCGATGATGCGCTGGCGCGGACGCTCTCCGAGCACCACCAGGTGCCGTTGGCGGACTTCCGCACCATCACACCGGCTGAGGAAGCCATCGCCCTGCTGACCCGGGAGCAGGCCACCACCCTGCAGGTGCTGCCGGTCGCCGTGGACGACGACGCAGTCACGGTCGCTGTGCTCGACCCGGCTCCGGAGCGGATCGCCGCCGTGGCATCGGTGCTCGAACGACCGGTCCGGGCGGCGGTCGCCACGGCGCGTGACCTAGAGCGGGGCCTTGCCACCTCGTACCGGGCCACCCACGAGGTCGGCGGCCAGATCACGGCCTTCGAGGCGCGCGACGCGCTGCGCAAGGACACCTTCGACCTGGACGGCGTCAACGTCAACGAGGACGCGCCGGTCGTGCGGGTCGTCCAGTCGATCATCACCCAGGCCATGCGCGACCGGGCCTCAGACATCCACGTCGAGCCGACGGGTGAGCGGGTCCGCGTGCGCTACCGGATCGACGGCGCCCTGACCGAGGTGCTCGACCTGCCCGGCTCCATCGGGCCGGCCATCGTCAGCCGCGTCAAGATCCTCGCCGACATGAACATCGTCGAGCGACGCCGGCCGCAGGACGGTCAGATCTCGATGGTCATCGAGGGTCGCGAGGTCGACATCCGGGTCTCGACGACCGCGGTCGTCGGCGGCGAGAAGATCGTCATGCGGGTGCTCGACAAGAGCCGGCCGCTCTTCGAGCTGGAGCAGCTCGGCATGCCGGCCGACACGGCGGAGCGCTACTCCGCGCTGATCCACAACCCGTTCGGCATGGTGATCTGTGCCGGCCCCACCGGTGGTGGCAAGACCACCACGCTGTACGCGTCGCTCGGCGAGCTGAACAGCCCCGAGAAGAACCTGATGACGATCGAGGACCCGGTCGAGTACACCTTCGACTCGATCAACCAGATCCAGATCAACGAGGCGGCCGGCATCACCTTCGCCGGTGGCCTCAAGTCCATCCTGCGCCAGGACCCGGACGTGATCCTCGTCGGCGAGATCCGTGACGTCGACACCGCCCGGATCGCCGTGCAGTCGGCGCTCACCGGTCACTTCGTGCTCTCGTCGCTGCACGCGACCGAGGCGGTCTCGGCCCTCTACCGACTCCTCGACATGGGCATCGAGGCCTTCCTCATCGCCTCGTCGGTGACGGCTGTCGTGGCCCAGCGCCTGGTTCGCCGCAGCTGTACGTCGTGTCTCGAGCCCTACCAGCCGTCGCCCGACGAGCTCGCCTTCCTCCAGCAGTACGGCGGGCAGGAGCCGATCGGCGGCTTCCAGCACGGCACCGGCTGCCACTTCTGCGCCCACACCGGCTACCTCGAGCGGATCGGTGTCTACGAGATGCTCGTGGTGACCGACGAGGTGCGCGAGCTGATCGTCGATCGCGCCCCCCACGACCAGATGCGAAAGCTCGCCCGCAGCCAGGGGATGCGCACCCTGCAGGAGCAGGCGGCACAGCTGGTCACCCACGGCACGACCACGGCCGCCGAGGTCATGCGCTCCATCTACGTGGCAGGAGTCTGA
- a CDS encoding type II secretion system F family protein, whose protein sequence is MPKFAYVGVDPQGQSVKGTQKAANRGDAEVALYEQELRDLRVHEKTSILQYEISGPRIKREHVMHLSRQIAAFLRAGLPILDAVHSIGAESENSSVRRMMHDIEDGLRTGERFSDTLERYPRVFPEFYRGIVRSAELTGELDTVLSRLAVYIERDLEARRKIKSAMIYPIAVAIMSVATVLVLALYVLPKFVDFFDSLDAELPLPTRMLLGFTGFLGDWWWAILIGIATVSLLFFISQRFERGKYVFHAFLLKVPVLGETIQYALVERFCRVMASMVSAGVNLPEAIRVATDSLRNRVFMKRLNGVTEQMLEGQGIAGPLARTQLFPGTATAMLRVGEETGSMDTQLEVTAEYYEDELDYKIKKLTALFEPIVIVIMGGIVGFVAVALVSAMYGIFQQVEL, encoded by the coding sequence ATGCCGAAGTTCGCCTATGTCGGAGTGGACCCGCAGGGCCAGAGCGTCAAGGGGACCCAGAAGGCCGCCAACCGCGGCGACGCCGAGGTCGCGCTCTACGAGCAGGAGCTGCGCGACCTGCGGGTGCATGAGAAGACGAGCATCCTGCAGTACGAGATCTCGGGACCGCGGATCAAGCGCGAGCACGTGATGCACCTGTCCCGCCAGATCGCGGCGTTCCTGCGCGCGGGCCTGCCGATCCTGGATGCGGTGCACTCGATCGGTGCCGAGAGCGAGAACTCCTCGGTGCGCCGGATGATGCACGACATCGAGGACGGGCTGCGCACCGGCGAGCGCTTCTCGGACACCCTGGAGCGCTACCCGAGGGTGTTCCCGGAGTTCTACCGCGGCATCGTGCGCTCGGCCGAGCTGACCGGCGAGCTGGACACGGTCCTGTCCCGCCTCGCGGTCTACATCGAGCGCGACCTCGAGGCGCGGCGCAAGATCAAGTCGGCCATGATCTATCCGATCGCCGTCGCGATCATGTCGGTGGCGACGGTGCTCGTGCTCGCGCTCTACGTGCTGCCGAAGTTCGTCGACTTCTTCGACTCGCTGGACGCCGAGCTCCCGCTGCCCACCCGGATGTTGCTCGGATTCACTGGTTTCCTGGGCGACTGGTGGTGGGCGATCCTGATCGGTATCGCCACGGTCTCCCTGCTCTTCTTCATCTCCCAGCGCTTCGAGCGCGGGAAGTACGTCTTCCACGCCTTCCTGCTGAAGGTCCCCGTCCTGGGCGAGACCATCCAGTACGCCCTCGTCGAACGCTTCTGTCGCGTGATGGCCTCGATGGTCAGCGCGGGAGTCAACCTGCCCGAGGCCATCCGGGTCGCGACGGACTCGCTGCGCAACCGGGTCTTCATGAAGCGTCTCAACGGCGTGACGGAGCAGATGCTCGAGGGGCAGGGCATCGCCGGCCCGCTGGCGCGGACGCAACTCTTCCCGGGAACCGCCACTGCCATGTTGCGCGTCGGCGAGGAGACGGGGTCGATGGACACCCAGCTCGAGGTGACGGCGGAGTACTACGAGGACGAGCTCGACTACAAGATCAAGAAGCTCACCGCGCTCTTCGAGCCGATCGTGATCGTGATCATGGGTGGCATCGTCGGCTTCGTCGCGGTCGCCCTGGTGTCTGCGATGTACGGGATCTTCCAACAGGTCGAGCTCTGA
- a CDS encoding type II secretion system protein, whose product MTLIETLVALSILAIAGVAIMAGLQLAVKSSDIHRKQSTGGSAVRTYAEAIEKYLDADGNYVPCAGAGAYAPATVGYAVPSGYTASASAAQPLDGNGSVITTGSCPSRDKGVQRLTLTVASSDSRATERLTIVVRRSCGTGTACP is encoded by the coding sequence GTGACGCTCATCGAGACGCTCGTCGCGCTGTCGATCCTGGCCATCGCCGGGGTAGCGATCATGGCCGGCCTCCAGCTGGCAGTGAAGAGCTCCGACATCCACCGCAAGCAGTCCACCGGCGGCTCCGCGGTACGCACGTACGCGGAGGCGATCGAGAAGTATCTCGACGCCGATGGCAACTATGTCCCGTGCGCTGGTGCGGGCGCCTATGCGCCGGCGACGGTGGGCTACGCCGTCCCCTCGGGCTACACGGCCTCGGCGTCAGCCGCGCAACCGCTCGACGGCAACGGCTCGGTGATCACGACCGGCTCCTGCCCGTCGAGGGACAAGGGCGTCCAGCGCCTGACCCTCACGGTTGCGAGCTCGGACAGCAGGGCGACAGAGCGCTTGACGATCGTCGTGCGGCGCTCGTGTGGGACGGGGACGGCATGTCCCTGA
- a CDS encoding PulJ/GspJ family protein, with protein MSLNPDRRDLRDDSGFTLMELMMTVTIIGFVIAGLTGIVISYFKTTVDTQARLTESHDVQFVAAYWQRDVASIGVRSFDAGTKTFPLQQSVDVTPACALPSGTVVATLAWSEYTSLDSTATPARVTVSYVAQADGTGYDLVRRRCSGATVDSTVEVAHSLNALPTKTCDVACTGSGANVPSVVNLNLSVLDPEGNGTTAYTATLSGERRQS; from the coding sequence ATGTCCCTGAATCCGGATCGCCGCGACCTGCGCGATGACAGCGGCTTCACCCTGATGGAGCTGATGATGACGGTGACGATCATCGGCTTCGTGATCGCGGGACTCACCGGGATCGTCATCAGCTACTTCAAGACGACCGTGGACACCCAGGCGCGGCTCACCGAGTCGCACGACGTGCAGTTCGTGGCGGCGTACTGGCAGCGGGACGTGGCGAGCATCGGTGTCCGCTCCTTCGACGCCGGCACCAAGACGTTCCCGCTGCAGCAGTCGGTCGACGTGACGCCTGCGTGTGCGCTCCCGTCGGGCACGGTCGTGGCCACCCTCGCGTGGAGCGAGTACACCTCGCTCGACTCGACCGCCACGCCCGCTCGCGTGACGGTGAGCTATGTGGCCCAGGCCGACGGCACCGGCTATGACCTGGTCCGCCGCCGGTGCAGCGGCGCGACCGTTGACTCCACCGTCGAGGTGGCCCACAGCCTCAACGCACTGCCGACCAAGACGTGCGATGTCGCCTGCACCGGCTCCGGCGCCAACGTGCCCTCCGTGGTCAACCTCAACCTGTCCGTGCTGGACCCCGAGGGCAACGGTACGACCGCCTACACCGCCACGCTCTCTGGCGAACGGAGACAGTCATGA
- a CDS encoding prepilin peptidase encodes MAIGSFLNVVAHRVPAGESVVHPPSACPKCGHAIRTRHNVPVLGWLVLRGKCFDCGEPISPRYPLVEAGTGVAFALVALRLGADEAGLRLLPAYLAFAGIGIALALIDFDVKRLPDVIVLPSYPVLAALLLIGGDGDALLRALIGAAVLGAFYFIVWFVAPGGMGFGDVKLAGLVGGMTAYLTWGTFLVGAFMGFLLGAVAGVLLMVGGKAGRKTAVPFGPFMILGAWTAILGAGELGNYYLELIGV; translated from the coding sequence CTGGCCATCGGGTCGTTCCTCAACGTCGTCGCGCACCGGGTGCCGGCGGGGGAGTCCGTGGTGCACCCGCCCTCCGCGTGCCCGAAGTGCGGGCACGCCATCCGGACCCGGCACAACGTCCCCGTGCTCGGGTGGCTGGTGCTGCGGGGGAAGTGCTTCGACTGCGGTGAGCCGATCAGTCCGCGGTACCCGCTCGTCGAGGCGGGGACGGGGGTGGCCTTCGCGCTGGTGGCGCTCCGGCTCGGGGCGGACGAGGCGGGGCTGCGGTTGCTGCCGGCGTACCTCGCCTTCGCCGGGATCGGGATCGCGCTCGCGCTGATCGACTTCGACGTGAAGCGGCTGCCGGACGTGATCGTGCTGCCGTCGTACCCGGTCCTGGCGGCGCTGCTGCTGATCGGCGGGGACGGAGACGCGCTGCTGCGGGCGCTGATCGGGGCCGCCGTGCTGGGGGCGTTCTACTTCATCGTGTGGTTCGTCGCGCCCGGCGGGATGGGGTTCGGGGACGTGAAGCTGGCCGGGCTGGTCGGCGGGATGACCGCGTACCTGACGTGGGGGACCTTCCTCGTCGGCGCGTTCATGGGCTTCCTGCTCGGGGCCGTCGCCGGCGTGCTGCTGATGGTCGGCGGGAAGGCGGGGCGCAAGACGGCGGTGCCGTTCGGGCCGTTCATGATCCTGGGCGCGTGGACGGCGATCCTGGGCGCGGGCGAGCTGGGGAACTACTACCTGGAGCTGATCGGGGTGTGA
- a CDS encoding serine/threonine-protein kinase → MSPGDLLAGRYELRSPIGRGASGEVWQARDTALQRDVAVKVVSLAGADDAETARFQQEARTAASLNHPHVVGVYDAGTDGDRAFLVMELLPGPTLATLVREEGPLAPERAADLAAQAATGLEAAHRVGVLHRDVKPGNLVLDARGRVRLVDFGIARLTEATGTRLTATGMVVGSASYLSPEQARGDAATPASDHYALGCTLMTLLTGEPPFTAEHPMAVLRQHLDEAPPRVSDRRDGVPAWLDAAVDDLLAKDPVRRAAGVAALQRGGPPSPGATAVLPDAAPSPSTTAVLPPPPPPPPTTRRRLPVGMLAAAALAAVVVLVVVIAVLAQDDDAPPPDASASTSERSTATPTPTTDDPGTAPPATTDGAAEPSTLADAVAALRDVVAQEARSGGLEGKTADDLTKRVEDLQKALEDDKPGKPGKPGKGGKGGDDEDDTLAKPLDEIARKLAEGQEKGEVSSSAADRISSAVDGVRAFL, encoded by the coding sequence ATGTCTCCGGGTGACCTGCTGGCCGGCCGTTACGAGCTGCGGAGCCCGATCGGGCGTGGTGCGAGCGGCGAGGTGTGGCAGGCCCGCGACACGGCGCTCCAGCGCGACGTCGCGGTCAAGGTGGTCTCGCTCGCCGGAGCCGACGACGCCGAGACGGCGCGCTTCCAGCAGGAGGCACGCACGGCCGCGTCCCTCAACCACCCGCACGTCGTGGGCGTCTACGACGCGGGCACCGACGGCGACCGCGCCTTCCTCGTCATGGAGCTGCTGCCCGGCCCGACGCTGGCGACGCTGGTCCGGGAGGAGGGACCGCTCGCGCCGGAGCGGGCCGCCGACCTCGCCGCGCAGGCGGCCACGGGTCTCGAGGCCGCCCACCGGGTGGGAGTCCTCCACCGCGACGTCAAGCCCGGCAACCTGGTCCTCGACGCGCGGGGACGGGTGCGCCTGGTGGACTTCGGGATCGCCCGCCTGACCGAGGCGACCGGCACCCGGCTGACGGCCACCGGGATGGTGGTCGGAAGTGCGTCGTACCTCTCCCCCGAGCAGGCCCGTGGCGACGCCGCCACCCCGGCGAGCGACCACTACGCCCTGGGCTGCACCCTGATGACGCTCCTGACCGGGGAGCCGCCGTTCACGGCCGAGCACCCGATGGCCGTGCTGCGCCAGCACCTCGACGAGGCCCCGCCCCGCGTGAGCGACCGGCGCGACGGCGTACCCGCCTGGCTGGACGCCGCCGTCGACGACCTGCTCGCGAAGGACCCGGTACGACGTGCGGCCGGCGTCGCCGCCCTGCAGCGCGGTGGTCCGCCCTCACCCGGCGCCACCGCAGTGCTGCCGGACGCCGCTCCGTCCCCGTCCACCACGGCCGTGCTGCCGCCACCTCCCCCGCCACCACCCACGACTCGGCGGCGCCTGCCCGTCGGCATGCTCGCCGCCGCGGCGCTCGCTGCCGTCGTCGTCCTCGTGGTGGTCATCGCGGTCCTCGCGCAGGACGACGACGCCCCGCCGCCGGACGCTTCGGCGAGCACCAGCGAGCGCTCGACCGCGACGCCGACTCCGACGACGGACGATCCCGGCACGGCGCCCCCTGCGACCACGGACGGTGCCGCGGAACCCTCGACCCTCGCCGACGCCGTCGCCGCCCTCCGCGACGTCGTCGCCCAGGAGGCCCGGTCGGGCGGGCTCGAGGGCAAGACCGCCGACGACCTCACCAAGCGCGTCGAGGACCTGCAGAAGGCGCTCGAGGACGACAAGCCCGGCAAGCCCGGCAAGCCCGGCAAAGGGGGCAAGGGCGGCGACGACGAGGACGACACGCTCGCCAAGCCTCTCGACGAGATCGCCCGGAAGCTGGCAGAGGGCCAGGAGAAGGGCGAGGTCTCCTCGTCCGCAGCGGACCGCATCTCCTCGGCCGTGGACGGGGTCCGCGCGTTCCTGTGA
- a CDS encoding DUF6458 family protein produces MYIGLGIVLLVLGLILALDVITVDIDYVNDDLLGTILIVAGALAIVLSLVVAPPWRRERVVHHDDRPLR; encoded by the coding sequence ATGTACATCGGACTCGGAATCGTCCTCCTCGTCCTCGGCCTGATCCTCGCCCTGGACGTCATCACCGTCGACATCGACTACGTCAACGACGACCTGCTGGGCACGATCCTGATCGTCGCCGGTGCGCTCGCGATCGTGTTGTCCCTGGTCGTCGCACCGCCGTGGCGCCGCGAGCGCGTCGTCCACCACGACGACCGACCGCTGCGCTGA
- a CDS encoding DUF6458 family protein has protein sequence MYIGLGIVLLVLGLILALDVITVDLQFVDDGALGTILIVAGVLAIVLSLFMAPRWRRDRVVHEYDDRPLR, from the coding sequence ATGTACATCGGACTCGGAATCGTTCTCCTCGTCCTCGGCCTCATCCTCGCCCTGGACGTCATCACGGTGGACCTGCAGTTCGTCGACGACGGCGCGCTCGGCACGATCCTCATCGTCGCCGGCGTGCTCGCGATCGTGCTGTCGCTCTTCATGGCTCCGCGGTGGCGACGCGACCGCGTGGTCCACGAGTACGACGACCGTCCGCTGCGCTGA
- the cls gene encoding cardiolipin synthase translates to MNFPVPTSTLGWIVLGLDIVLRFVALGIIPGNRKPSTGMAWLLLIMIEPIIGFSIFLLLGRTRLGNRRITRQKAAIAAIRERADELPLSFDSTVLPAPIARVADLNHHLGALPLTGGNEVQLWPDYAGVIEEMAREVERARSHVHVEFYITAWDEVTDPLFQALVRATGRGVDVRLLFDHLGSRRLKGYRRMLKRLRGTSIEWHPMLPIKPLQGRFRRPDLRNHRKILVVDGTVGFTGSLNLTEPGYNNPKNHRLGREWVELMVRLEGPVVGGLNAVFASDWYVETGEVVELVPVFGQPDVRPDEVLDVPCQVVPSGPGIVAENNLRMFTSLIYAATQRISLTSPYFVPDESLLYAVTTAAERGIEVELFVSEVSDQFMVGHAQASYYRALLEAGVRIFRYPAPFILHAKHFTIDDDVAVIGSSNMDMRSFGLNYEISLMLPDPAVVERLREVQDDYRALSTELTLPEWERRPRRTKYVDNVMRLTAALQ, encoded by the coding sequence ATGAATTTCCCTGTGCCGACGTCGACGCTCGGCTGGATCGTCCTCGGCCTCGACATCGTGCTGCGCTTCGTCGCGCTCGGGATCATCCCGGGCAACCGGAAGCCCTCGACGGGAATGGCCTGGCTGCTGCTGATCATGATCGAGCCGATCATCGGGTTCTCGATCTTCCTGCTGCTCGGCCGCACCCGCCTCGGCAACCGGCGGATCACCCGCCAGAAGGCGGCGATCGCGGCGATCCGCGAGCGTGCCGACGAGCTGCCGCTGTCCTTCGACAGCACCGTGCTCCCGGCGCCGATAGCGCGGGTCGCCGACCTCAACCACCACCTCGGGGCGCTCCCCCTCACCGGAGGCAACGAGGTCCAGTTGTGGCCGGACTACGCGGGCGTGATCGAGGAGATGGCCCGCGAGGTCGAGCGGGCGCGCAGCCACGTGCACGTGGAGTTCTACATCACCGCGTGGGACGAGGTGACCGACCCGCTCTTCCAGGCGCTGGTGCGCGCGACGGGCCGCGGCGTCGACGTACGCCTGCTCTTCGACCACCTCGGCTCGCGCCGCCTCAAGGGCTACCGCCGGATGTTGAAGCGGCTGCGGGGTACGTCGATCGAGTGGCACCCGATGCTGCCGATCAAGCCGTTGCAGGGACGGTTCCGCCGCCCGGACCTGCGCAACCACCGCAAGATCCTCGTCGTCGACGGCACCGTCGGCTTCACCGGCTCGCTCAACCTCACCGAGCCCGGCTACAACAATCCGAAGAACCACCGGCTGGGCCGCGAGTGGGTCGAGCTGATGGTGCGCCTGGAGGGCCCGGTCGTCGGCGGCCTCAACGCCGTCTTCGCCTCGGACTGGTACGTCGAGACGGGCGAGGTCGTGGAGCTGGTGCCCGTCTTCGGCCAGCCCGACGTCCGCCCCGACGAGGTGCTCGACGTCCCCTGCCAGGTGGTCCCCAGCGGCCCGGGCATCGTCGCGGAGAACAACCTGCGCATGTTCACGTCGCTGATCTACGCCGCGACCCAGCGGATCTCCCTGACCTCGCCGTACTTCGTGCCCGACGAGTCGCTCCTCTACGCCGTCACCACCGCGGCCGAGCGCGGCATCGAGGTCGAGCTGTTCGTCAGCGAGGTCTCCGACCAGTTCATGGTCGGCCACGCACAGGCGTCGTACTACCGCGCGCTGCTCGAGGCCGGCGTCCGGATCTTCCGCTACCCCGCGCCGTTCATCCTCCACGCGAAGCACTTCACGATCGACGACGACGTCGCGGTGATCGGCTCCAGCAACATGGACATGCGCTCGTTCGGCCTCAACTACGAGATCTCGCTGATGCTCCCCGACCCCGCCGTCGTCGAGCGGCTGCGCGAGGTGCAGGACGACTACCGGGCCCTGTCGACGGAGCTGACCCTCCCCGAGTGGGAGCGGCGCCCGCGCCGGACGAAGTACGTCGACAACGTGATGCGGCTGACCGCGGCGCTGCAGTAG
- a CDS encoding glucose 1-dehydrogenase translates to MSAPVAIVTGSAKGIGLSTARELASRGYQLVVSDLDASAAEVAAKEIDGAIAVPCDVRDEDQVRALVAATTDHHGRLDLMVPNAGIGIVAPILDTDLAQWREVTSVNLDGVFLSLRWAAPAIIASGGGSIVSIASVSGTTGTPLIASYAAAKAAVINLTKTAAMELRDHGVRVNAVAPGFIGTDLVNDAAPEFERLLGLPEGGFGPVIEAKQGRFGDPEDVARAVAFLADAQQSWVTGSILTLDGGITSSLI, encoded by the coding sequence ATGTCCGCACCCGTCGCCATCGTCACCGGATCCGCGAAGGGCATCGGCCTGAGCACGGCCCGCGAGCTCGCCTCCCGGGGCTACCAGCTCGTGGTCTCCGACCTCGACGCCTCGGCCGCCGAGGTCGCGGCGAAGGAGATCGACGGCGCGATCGCCGTACCCTGCGACGTCCGTGACGAGGACCAGGTCCGGGCGCTGGTCGCGGCCACGACCGACCACCACGGGCGCCTCGACCTGATGGTCCCCAACGCCGGCATCGGCATCGTCGCGCCGATCCTCGACACCGACCTCGCCCAGTGGCGCGAGGTCACGTCGGTCAACCTCGACGGCGTCTTCCTCAGCCTGCGCTGGGCGGCGCCCGCCATCATCGCCTCCGGCGGCGGCTCGATCGTCTCCATCGCCTCGGTGAGCGGTACGACCGGCACGCCCCTCATCGCGTCGTACGCCGCTGCCAAGGCCGCGGTCATCAACCTCACCAAGACCGCGGCGATGGAGCTGCGCGACCACGGCGTCCGGGTCAACGCCGTCGCACCGGGCTTCATCGGCACCGACCTGGTCAACGACGCGGCGCCCGAGTTCGAGCGCCTGCTCGGCCTTCCCGAGGGCGGCTTCGGTCCGGTGATCGAGGCCAAGCAGGGGCGCTTCGGCGACCCGGAGGACGTGGCGCGGGCGGTGGCCTTCCTCGCGGACGCGCAGCAGTCGTGGGTGACCGGGTCGATCCTCACCCTCGACGGCGGGATCACGTCGTCGCTGATCTGA